The following is a genomic window from Dermacentor variabilis isolate Ectoservices chromosome 11, ASM5094787v1, whole genome shotgun sequence.
gtaaaaggcaagaaaaaaaatgatacgcgatcctaagctttgacttggctgctgtggcatttatgttctctaggcgaacgcaacgcgccagcctcgactggccgccgaagcgacgagctcagcagcgcatgcgcaagggcccacaccaccccaaccgagcttccctgcttatcggagagagcaagtgcgcgtgaacacgggcgcgTCTGAGTATCtgagcttacaaaaaaaaaaaaactgtgcccgAGGCAATGACAAAGGCAAGTggtcgcggtcgctctgaatcttatcgtattatagaaaaggcgggttggtggcgcttcctcgagggtcaAAACGTACAATCGTCCAACTAGCGCTCCCGGTGTCAAGTGgagtgcatccttcttcttggaacggtttgcaattgactgcttgaatgtgccgaccacgcgacacgcgtcgcgtatagagccaaccgttggcaagaacgcgtctagcgtagcagcagaaccgatcgcggttgcgataacccatcgctgcgtagcgaaagaaaaaaaaaaacgaacgcacccacacgcagtttgtagcaataaccgcgcaaaccaatgtggttttaaatgtagcttcgcaggtcacagtagaagggcactgaaactttctcataacgcacaccgctgtagtccacaaagaacaaaacgcacaaaatagatctgatctgcattatttcgtgttttcactatatcATAACTTTCGTGTGCATGTCACGCAGGCCAaggagtaaaaggcaagaaaaaaaagatgatacgcgatcctaagctttgacttggctgctgtggcatttatgttctctaggcgaacgcaatgcacaaaCTGAACTCGAATTTCCGATAATGGAAGTTCGTATTTGGCGACAAGGTTGTATTTTTGACTAATATTTGCGTTTTTCGCCCGTGCATGCGCTTCACTGCGCTACTCTTTGCCCCTTCAACGCGGCTTCACTGCAATGCGGGAGTGTTCTGCGTTAAGCCGAACCAACAGGCAAAATCGCGCCTAGCACAtagagttcccccccccccccaaaaaaaaaaaagcggaaaagAAAAGTAGCCTTATTTAAACGAGAAAGATGCCACGAGTGCCCCAACGGAAAGCTTTAAGGGTTACCGAAGGGTaactgagggcgacgcaacgagctttggcaagaaggacgatgggtgtagcgtcacgagagataggaatagagcagattgaggggcgagcgaacaaacgcgagttaatgacaccttagtttaaaccatgaaaaaaagaaatgggcatgcaatggggggggggggaagatggtcattgagggttacggactcaattccaagagaagggaagcgtagcagggggtggcagaaagttgggagggcagattagattaggaaatgtgcagggactacatggcgacaattagcacgtgaccggggtacttggatacttatgggagaggcctttgccctgcactgggcgtaaccaggaggaggaggatgaaaaggtagCAACAGGTCTTCATAACATACAGGTTGGAAAGCTGGAGCACCTTTGAACCCTTGAATATATTTCGCAAGGCTTGGCCACACGACAAGCTTGTTTTCGAGGCGTTCGCTCCCACTGCTGCGAAAATGTGCACACAACGGCTGCACAGTAGTTGCCAGAAAGCGggcactctatttttctttcatagggaatctttcttccactagggcagcggattttggcagggcgagcttgcgttggcgctgtggtttACGGATCCAAGCAATAGTGAACACAAAAATCCAGTGTTGGCTTTGAGCGGGATTCACATTGGTTGCCGAACCCACGGCTaatcatacaccccccccccccctccccgtcctatagtggctcattacagcagacagaaacatcggataaataacaatcctatttcttagacatataatttgccgattctccctcctggttctttcttttgctgtcatttatttttctcgaaggccgtaataagaaatttgctggtgcggctgtcccatttgcgcggcaagaagtgcgacgctacacacaggtggagtggccgtttaattactctcgtggtccgcgaaccggcgtcgttgcgtatggtataggaatggtgcgtgtgaagtcagtgctcgcttcgagcttgtgttcttcattttgattgaatgaagtctcaccgaagtgagcgggggccgatcccggaggtagtgcaataccgggccgacctgcggcggaggtgaagcaggcttcaagcactccgccaacttccaaaaataggtttaatatcgtgggtccacatagaacccgtatcagatattaagctgataagaacagagttTTTTATTATGCTAGTTACACATCACATCATAAATATTTGTTACGAAACCAAGGAAAAAACGGATAAAAGGTGTGTAGTCTAAAACCGGCaaacaaatgactaaaaaaaCTAGTTAGTGGTGTTAGTAATAAAAGGCTAAAACTGTAAAGGTGTAAAACAGCAAAAATCGCTTCTCTAAAAACATAAGATCATCTAAGAGGTGCCGACATGGGCTCTAAAAATCTTTGTAGAGGCGCTGATAGTATCGCTGATGCACAGGCGTTTGAGTGTCCGTAGGTATGACCTACTGCACAGCCTGCGCATCACGCGATCGTTCCCCTGATCCCAGGTGCCAAGGCAGCCGACGACCACCGCGTCCACCGTCACGCGTCCCATTTGCGCGGCATGAAGTGCGACGCTACACACAGGTGGAGTGGCCGTTTAATTACTCTCGTGGTCCGCgaaccggcgtcgttgcgtatggtataggaatggtgcgtgtgaattcagtgctcgcttcgagcttgtgttcttcattttgattgaatgaagtctcaccgaagtgagcgggggccgatcccggaggtagtgcaataccgggccgacctgcggcggaggtgaagcaggcttcaagcactccgccaacttccaaaaataggtttaatatcgtgggtccacatagaacccgtatcagatattaagctgataagaacagactTTTTATTCATGCTATTTACAATACACAAAAAATATGGGTTACAAAACAAGGAGAAAACGAGTAAAAGGTGTATAATCTAAAACAGGTAACCAAATGACTAAAAAAAACTAGTTAGTGGTGTTAGTAATAAAAGGCTAAAACTGTAAAGGTGTAAAACAGTAAAAATCGCTTCTCTAAAAACATAAGATCATTAAGAGGTGCCGACATGGGCTCTAAAAATCTTTGTAGAGGCGCTGATAGTGTCGCTGATGCACAGGCGTTTGAGAGTCCGTAGGTATGACCTACTACACAGCCTGCGCATCACCCGGTCGTTCCCCACATCCCAGCTGCCAAGGCAGCCGACGACCACCGCGTCCACCGTCACGCGCTGGAACCGCCGGAGGAGATGACGCTGTACAGGGGCGTACTTCTCCTCCTTAGCCTTCCGGGCGTCCTGGAATGCCTGCAGCCTGTTCTCGAAAGGGCAGCAGACATCCAGGATGAGTGCCTCCTCTCCACGGGCCAGTACCAGGTCGGGCTTGAGTGATGTGTTGCCCACGACCTGGTTCTCCGCAATGACTGTAAACCGACCCAAGGCAGCCTTTTTTATTCTGGCGACGATGGTGTTATGACGCTCCGTCATGGCCCGGCTCTGCCGCATGCAGTGGCAAAGTACATGCGGCAGTGTCTCCTCCCCATACCCGCAGCGTCTGCATCTTTTGTCCGCTGCGGGTGCCCAGAGTCTTGTGGCATTGAGGGGGAGGAGATTTAGACGGGCTCGATGCACGAAGCGCCAGTCGATGAAGTGGGTGTAGCGGCCGGACCTCATGAAGTGGGAGTTTGCCGGGTCGGCCGCCACACACACCATCGCCTTGCCTTGGTTCGGTTTGTCTTGCAGAGTCCTGTCCCTTTCAGTGGAGAGGAGCGCCCGGATGGTCTTAACCAGCTTGTGGCGGTTCCTCGCTGACACAGAGGCCTCTCCGCAGTTGATGCGGGCTCCGTGCTCCAACAGCTCCCAGGCGACGGAGAGGCGACGGGAGGCTTTCCGGGCCTCCGTCCACACAGACTGGACCTGTGTGGACGTTTGTCGGAAGTCGCCCTCCGTCTCGCCTGAGAGGTAGGCCTCCATGTCCTCGGTGTTCGCGGGTCGTCTCAGCCGCCTTGACACTACGCCCTCGAGCTCTCCTGCCGCACGCTCCCGGACCTCCACGTCGGTCGACGTCAGTAGCTTGAAGGCTCCATCCACCCGACAGATGTCGCTGAGCTCCGCCGCAAGTGGGATCCCTGCACTGCCAGCCTGAGAGCTTCCGTACACGTATTCATTGGAAGCTCTGGCTGGCACGTACAGGGTCTTCTTGATGAGCGGGCGGAGCTCCTCGTCCAGGCGTTGCCACTCTCCTTTGCTGGCAAGGCCCACCCGCATGGCAAAGTTGAGGGCTGGATACAAAAATGTTTTGATAGCATCCAGCCTCTGCCATGGGGCGAGCATAGAGGAGAGCAGCTTTCTGCCCAGGTGGATGGCCTCGTCGACCGTCGTCTCGTCCGGTAGCACCCTGAACCCCACTGGACGGCCCAGGAACTTGTGCCCTTGGAAGTCGCCAAGCGCCGGAATCGGGTCGCCACCCACGGTGAAGGAGGTGGGCCGTGTACCCACGGGGTGGCGACCAGACAGGTGTAGAGACCGGCACTTGGCGGCGTTGAGTCGCAGCCCGAGCCGGGCCGACAGGGCTGTTACACGGTCCAAGCGGCTCTGCAGGGTGGTGGGATCCGCGGCCAGCAGCGTCAGATCATCGGCGTAGGCAAGGATGTTGTGCTGCCTATCGCCTCCCTGTACTGCACGGATGACCGGGTCCAccaccaggttgaaaagcaggCCGCTCAGAGGACAGCCCTGTCTCAGCCCAGCTCCGATGGTGATTGGCTCCGTAATGCCAGCTGCTGCCACGACGCAGGTGGTGTTGGCGCGGTAGAGGTCTTCAACGATGGTAGCAAAGGCCTCCCCCGCGCCGGCGCCGCGGACAGCGTCGACGAGGGCCTGATGGGCGACCGAGCCGAAGGCGTTGGCAAAATCGAGGAACCCCACGCACAGCTCCCCTCCTCCTGTCCTGGCGTCATCCAGGCGTCCCTGCAGCACGAAGTTGTGTTCGAACACTCCATCGTGCGGCAGGAAGCCCTTCTGACACCTGGACAGTACCGCATGGTCGCCCAACCACCTCTGCAGCCGGGTGGTGAGACACCCGGCATACAGTTTGGCGATCGTGCGACCAAGGGCAATGGGTCGCCAGTTTGTGGGGTCCTCGCGGTCGCCCTTCTTGTAGATCAGGATAGTCCTCGTCGATTTCCAGCTCAGGGGCGTGCGGCGGTATTGGAGGCATACGTTGTATACCGCCGCCAGGAACCTGCCCTCAGGGTCCACCTGCCTCCAGTGGTGGTACGTGAGGCGGTCCTCCCCTGGAGCTGTACTCTCGCATTTACGGAGC
Proteins encoded in this region:
- the LOC142564271 gene encoding uncharacterized protein LOC142564271; protein product: MLAPWQRLDAIKTFLYPALNFAMRVGLASKGEWQRLDEELRPLIKKTLYVPARASNEYVYGSSQAGSAGIPLAAELSDICRVDGAFKLLTSTDVEVRERAAGELEGVVSRRLRRPANTEDMEAYLSGETEGDFRQTSTQVQSVWTEARKASRRLSVAWELLEHGARINCGEASVSARNRHKLVKTIRALLSTERDRTLQDKPNQGKAMVCVAADPANSHFMRSGRYTHFIDWRFVHRARLNLLPLNATRLWAPAADKRCRRCGYGEETLPHVLCHCMRQSRAMTERHNTIVARIKKAALGRFTVIAENQVVGNTSLKPDLVLARGEEALILDVCCPFENRLQAFQDARKAKEEKYAPVQRHLLRRFQRVTVDAVVVGCLGSWDVGNDRVMRRLCSRSYLRTLKRLCISDTISASTKIFRAHVGTS